The following are encoded together in the Strongyloides ratti genome assembly S_ratti_ED321, chromosome : 2 genome:
- a CDS encoding Prolyl endopeptidase: MFYNSLLLLNLFFFLIVSISSYEDVIYYGNQKKRYLSRLRINVKKYPVIERNKTCVDVIFDKKIACPYRYLEDLGSDKTLNFVEKVNKLTEKHLYQSPLRELMASKIRMYNSYLKIGLFTKHGEYYYFFVNPGNQTHSLLARKKKITDRYEVFYNIDEEFPAEDRSLQGTCFSKNGDLIAYAFSANGSDWNTIKFRTKNGSALSDEIKNVKFSDMSFIFDKEGFLYSTFLNGKDKPEEVKFNKDENHALFYHKMGTLQKDDVMIAKFPPHKKGAVRGFVSNDEKYLFVKYTEGASEDKHKIFYYKLSELNNNTINKQLKLQLLIGNFDGTYNIIDTYKRRVIVLTTKNAPMGQILKIKLSKSNYGIKEVKDLIKHDENKNIQLVKAIGKKYLLIYCIENVTHHIYVHNKKNGKLITKLHHVQGLVKDITGNTDSNEFFISIENQVTPNIIYRGNLSEIDEGKKNVTMTILFRPFVGGLNHEDFVMDTKFYKSKDGTYIPMFLFHRSDLKLDGKNPVSLYSYGGFGIPFFPQYFPPVLTFVNHFNGIYAIAAVRGGGEYGEKWHKEAILLNKHKSFEDLIAGIEYLIAENYTNPSKMSIHGSANGGIIATVVAQRRPDLIASVITHGVSYDMLRYHKHTSGDVWIHEYGDPEKKKYFNYLLSYSPLQNIRMPVKPHQWPSTFITAGFHDTRVVASHTLIYAAKLYRNLQKLSDYQKNPVLVKIYEGQGNGGVTFRQQLEENIDIILFVAKTLNAKWRISY, from the exons atgttttataattCATTGTTACTTctgaatttatttttttttctgataGTTTCTATTTCATCATATGAAGATGTTATATATTATGggaatcaaaaaaaaagataccTTTCTAGACTTAGgattaatgtaaaaaaatatcctGTCATTGAGAGAAACAAAACTTGTGTTGAtgttatttttgataaaaaaattgcatGTCCATATAGATATTTAGAAGATTTAGGAAGcgataaaactttaaattttgtagaaaaagttaataaattaacagAAAAACATTTGTATCAAAGTCCTTTAAGAGAACTTATGGCATCTAAAATAAGAATGTACaattcatatttaaaaattggttTGTTTACAAAACATGGAgaatattactatttttttgtaaatccTGGTAATCAAACACATTC gTTATTagcaagaaaaaaaaaaattactgaTCGTTATGaagttttttataatatagatGAAGAATTTCCAGCTGAAGATAGATCATTACAAGGAACATGCTTCTCTAAAAATGGTGATTTAATTGCTTATGCATTTTCTGCTAATGGAAGTGATTGGaatacaattaaatttagAACTAAAAATGGTTCAGCATTAAgtgatgaaataaaaaatgttaaattttctGATATgagttttatttttgataaagaaGGTTTTCTCTATTCTACTTTTCTCAATGGTAAAGATAAACCAGAAgaagttaaatttaataaggATGAAAATCATgcattattttatcataaaatggGAACATTACAGAAAGATGATGTCATGATAGCTAAATTTCCTCCTCATAAAAAAGGAGCAGTTAGAGGATTTGTATCaaatgatgaaaaatatttatttgtaaaatacaCAGAAGGTGCAAGTGAAgataaacataaaattttttattataaattatcagaattaaataataataccattaataaacaattaaaattacaattattaatagGAAATTTTGATGGaacatataatattattgatacTTATAAAAGAAGAGTTATAGttttaacaacaaaaaatgCTCCAATGggtcaaattttaaaaataaaattgtcaaaatcaaattatggaataaaagaagttaaagatttaattaaacatgatgaaaataaaaatattcaactTGTAAAGGCAattggaaaaaaatatttacttatttATTGCATTGAAAATGTTACACATCATATATATgttcataataaaaaaaatggcaAATTAATTACAAAACTTCATCATGTTCAAGGTTTAGTTAAAGATATCACTGGTAATACTGATAGTAATGAATTCTTCATTTCAATTGAAAATCAAGTTACaccaaatataatttatagaGGAAATTTATCTGAGATAGatgaaggaaaaaaaaatgtaactATGACAATACTCTTTAGACCATTTGTTGGAGGTTTAAATCATGAAGATTTTGTTATggatacaaaattttataagagTAAAGATGGTACATATATACCAATGTTTTTATTCCATAGAAGtgatttaaaattagatGGTAAAAATCCAGTTAGTCTTTATTCTTATGGTGGTTTTGGAATACCATTTTTCCCACAATACTTTCCACCAGTATTAACATTTgttaatcattttaatgGAATATATGCTATTGCTGCTGTTAGAGGAGGTGGAGAATATGGAGAAAAATGGCATAAAGAAGCTATACTCCTTAATAAACACAAAAGTTTTGAAGATTTAATTGCTGGtattgaatatttaattgcTGAAAATTATACTAATCCATCAAAAATGTCAATTCATGGTTCAGCAAATGGTGGAATTATAGCAACAGTTGTCGCACAACGAAGACCAGATCTTATTGCAAGTGTTATTACACATGGAGTTTCATATGATATGTTAAGATACCATAAACATACTTCAGGTGATGTATGGATACATGAATACGGAGATccggaaaaaaaaaaatactttaattatttactttCTTATTCACCACTACAAAATATCAGAATGCCTGTTAAACCTCATCAATGGCCAAGTACTTTCATAACTGCTGGTTTTCATGATACAAGAGTTGTTGCATCTCATACATTAATATATGCAGCAAAATTATATCGTaatcttcaaaaattatCTGACTACCAAAAAAATCCAGTTTtggttaaaatatatgaaggACAAGGTAATGGTGGTGTAACATTTAGACAACAATTAgaagaaaatattgatattattctttttgttGCAAAAACATTGAATGCTAAGTGGAGAatttcatattaa